The Phragmites australis chromosome 15, lpPhrAust1.1, whole genome shotgun sequence genome window below encodes:
- the LOC133892158 gene encoding uncharacterized protein LOC133892158, whose protein sequence is MAGPQRPEGQSPPLKRGKADTGPKPQGLEFKILESRWQYRGPKSTPPKDAAGDQRRPEARRPAPAPEPSAPAPEPSAPAKPKPQALPYPELRAAAAPEQPAPAEPALSPPRAGQVATVRVAPTWQQSGTPSASAERARRGLSARPSSSQAAERLPDVIGSAQKVIERLEAAVAGERA, encoded by the exons ATGGCGGGCCCTCAACGGCCCGAGGGACAGAGCCCCCCGCTGAAGAGGGGGAAGGCGGACACTGggccgaagccgcagggccTGGAGTTCAAGATCCTGGAGTCCCGGTGGCAGTACCGCGGACCAAAGTCGAC GCCACCCAaggacgccgccggagaccaaaggCGACCGGAGGCGCGAAGGCCAGCTCCTGCCCCTGAGCCGAGCGCACCCGCGCCTGAGCCAAGCGCGCCGGCTAAACCGAAGCCACAGGCGCTGCCCTACCCTGAGCTGAGGGCAGCGGCTgcgcccgagcagccggcgccggccgaGCCCGCCCTGAGCCCTCCGAGGGCGGGGCAAGTGGCCACGGTAAGGGTGGCACCGACATGGCAACAATCAGGGACCCCGAGTGCCTCTgctgagagggctcgcaggggactcAGCGCCCGGCCGTCGTCCAGCCAGGCCGCAGAACGCCTCCCAGACGTGATAGGAAGCGCCcagaaggtgatcgagcggctggaggcggccgtggcgggggagcgaGCATAG